One part of the Arabidopsis thaliana chromosome 1 sequence genome encodes these proteins:
- a CDS encoding tRNA (met) cytidine acetyltransferase, putative (DUF616), whose amino-acid sequence MLTSNSKEKERSLSFLCCWYLGRRRVAMLLLLSLAFVVFVLGSYTINKESNSPNIHQSIETMDFGSNQTPISRELTSFYTKESDNDHVRDPFLWNGIGGSDVDVNHPPPFLPSWHHHPCDSFSFPPPPPPGMRRPGPRPCPVCYLPPEEALAHMPKYPFESPLLKNLTYIREESPVKPEESEGGSEFGGYPSLEHRTNSFDIKESMTVHCGFIKGTKPGHQTGFDIDEDILHELDQSHDVIVASAIFGKYDIIQEPVNISEMARKNIPFYMFVDEETHLYLKNTSSYTDDNKRVGLWRIIVVHNVPYTDARRNGKVPKLLLHRLFPNVRYSIWVDAKLQLVVDPYQILERFLWRTNSSFAISRHYRRFDVFVEAEANKAARKYDNASIDYQVEFYKKEGLTPYTEAKLPITSGNGFNHMRMIKFHNFLLFNDHN is encoded by the exons ATGCTCACTTCTAATTCTAAAGAGAAGGAAAGGTCTCTCTCCTTCTTATGTTGCTGGTACTTAGGTCGTCGACGAGTTGCTATGCTTCTACTTCTCAGCCTTgcttttgttgtctttgtgtTGGGTTCCTACACTATCAACAAAG AGAGCAATAGTCCAAATATTCATCAGAGTATTGAGACGATGGATTTTGGAAGCAACCAAACACCGATAAGTAGAGAATTGACTTCTTTCTATACAAAGGAGTCTGATAATGATCATGTTAGAGATCCTTTTTTGTGGAATGGCATTGGAGGAAGTGATGTAGACGTCAACCATCCTCCTCCATTCTTACCTTCATGGCATCACCATCCGTGtgatagtttttcttttcctcctcctccaccacctggAATGAGAAGGCCTGGTCCACGCC cTTGTCCGGTATGCTACCTACCTCCAGAAGAGGCCTTAGCACATATGCCAAAGTATCCATTTGAATCTCCCTTGCTCAAGAATTTGACATATATACGTGAAGAGAGTCCTGTAAAACCTGAAGAAAGTGAAGGAGGCTCTGAATTCGGAGGTTATCCTTCTCTCGAGCATAGGACTAACTCTTTTGACATAAAAGAGTCCATGACAGTGCATTGCGG GTTTATTAAAGGAACAAAACCGGGCCACCAAACTGGATTTGACATCGATGAGGATATCCTTCATGAGTTGGACCAGTCCCATGATGTGATTGTCGCGTCAGCGATATTTG GAAAGTATGACATAATTCAAGAACCGGTGAACATCAGTGAAATGGCGAGGAAGAACATCCCATTCTACATgtttgttgatgaagaaacacaTTTATACCTTAAGAACACGTCGAGTTATACAGACGATAACAAGAGAGTGGGATTGTGGAGGATCATTGTTGTACATAATGTCCCTTATACCGATGCACGGCGTAATGGAAAG GTTCCGAAGCTTTTATTGCATAGATTATTCCCAAATGTCCGGTACTCTATATGGGTTGATGCAAAGCTCCAGCTTGTTGTAGATCCATATCAAATCCTTGAAAG GTTCTTGTGGAGAACGAATTCTAGTTTTGCAATCTCGAGACATTACCGACGTTTTGATGTGTTTGTAGAGGCTGAAGCGAATAAGGCCGCAAGAAAGTACGACAATGCCTCAATAGATTACCAAGTAGAGTTCTACAAGAAGGAAGGTTTAACACCTTATACGGAGGCTAAGCTTCCAATAACAAGTGGTAATGGTTTTAACCATATGAGGATGATAAAGTTCCACAATTTTCTTCTGTTCAATGATCACAATTGA